The following proteins are encoded in a genomic region of Sulfurovum indicum:
- the sufB gene encoding Fe-S cluster assembly protein SufB has translation MAQEEINKAVSGEYKLGFEIDIETDVVPPGLNEDTIRFISKKKEEPEWMLELRLKAFEKWQKMTEPHWGHLEYDPIDYQSISYFAAPKKGLESLDEVDPKILEAYKKLGIPLEEQKQLAGVAVDAVVDSVSVKTTYTEELNKHGVIFCSISEAIRDYPELIKKYMFSVVPMTDNFFAALNSAVFTDGTFVYIPKGVRCPMELSTYFRINALNTGQFERTLIVADEGSYVSYNEGCSAPTRDEHQLHAAVVELVAMKDAEIKYSTIQNWYPGDEEGKGGIYNFVTKRGICAGENSKISWTQVETGSAITWKYPSCILKGDNSVGEFYSVAVTTLAQQADTGTKMIHLGKNTSSTIISKGISAMKGQNTYRGLVRIGAKASGARNYSECDSLLIGDRCGAHTFPYLEVKNAEGQVEHEATTSKISDEQLFYLRQRGINEEDAVSMIVHGFCKEVFSQLPMEYAVEAKALLELTLEGSVG, from the coding sequence ATGGCACAAGAAGAGATAAACAAAGCTGTCTCGGGTGAATACAAACTCGGTTTTGAGATCGATATCGAAACTGATGTAGTACCGCCCGGACTCAATGAAGATACCATACGCTTCATCTCAAAGAAAAAAGAGGAACCCGAGTGGATGCTCGAACTTCGTCTCAAAGCTTTTGAGAAGTGGCAGAAAATGACAGAGCCGCACTGGGGGCATCTCGAGTATGACCCTATAGACTATCAGTCCATCTCCTATTTTGCTGCACCCAAAAAGGGTCTGGAAAGTCTGGATGAAGTGGACCCCAAGATCCTTGAAGCCTACAAAAAGCTGGGGATCCCTCTCGAAGAGCAGAAACAGCTTGCAGGCGTTGCCGTTGATGCTGTTGTGGATTCTGTGTCGGTCAAAACAACCTACACTGAAGAGCTTAACAAACATGGCGTGATCTTCTGTTCTATTTCAGAAGCCATACGCGACTACCCTGAGCTTATCAAAAAATATATGTTTTCTGTCGTCCCCATGACAGACAACTTCTTTGCCGCACTCAACTCTGCTGTCTTTACCGATGGAACATTCGTGTATATCCCAAAAGGAGTGCGCTGTCCAATGGAACTGAGCACCTACTTCCGGATAAATGCACTTAATACAGGGCAGTTCGAGCGTACGCTCATTGTAGCAGATGAGGGTTCTTATGTCAGCTACAATGAGGGATGTTCTGCTCCGACACGCGATGAACACCAGCTCCATGCTGCTGTAGTGGAACTGGTTGCAATGAAAGATGCTGAGATCAAATACTCTACCATACAGAACTGGTACCCCGGTGATGAAGAGGGAAAAGGCGGGATCTACAACTTCGTAACCAAACGCGGGATATGTGCCGGAGAAAATTCAAAGATCTCATGGACACAGGTGGAGACAGGATCAGCCATTACCTGGAAATATCCAAGCTGTATCCTCAAAGGTGACAACTCTGTAGGAGAATTTTATTCAGTTGCTGTGACCACCCTGGCCCAGCAGGCTGATACAGGAACAAAGATGATCCATCTGGGCAAAAACACCAGTTCAACCATTATTTCAAAAGGGATCTCTGCGATGAAAGGGCAGAATACCTATAGAGGCTTGGTAAGGATAGGAGCAAAGGCTTCTGGTGCACGCAACTACTCGGAATGTGACTCCCTGCTGATCGGTGACAGATGTGGGGCCCATACTTTCCCTTATCTGGAGGTCAAGAATGCTGAAGGGCAGGTAGAACATGAAGCGACTACAAGCAAGATCAGCGATGAGCAGCTTTTCTACCTGAGACAGCGGGGGATCAACGAAGAGGATGCGGTCAGTATGATCGTACACGGCTTCTGTAAAGAGGTCTTCTCCCAACTCCCTATGGAGTACGCTGTAGAGGCAAAAGCATTATTGGAATTAACACTGGAAGGAAGCGTAGGATGA
- the sufC gene encoding Fe-S cluster assembly ATPase SufC, producing the protein MKTLEIKNIHAKIGEKEILKGLNLELEPGKVHAIMGPNGAGKSTLSKTIVGHYDVEVTEGDILYKGKSILEMEPEERALEGIFLSFQHPVEIPGVNNAYFLRTALNAKRKHEGKEELNAAEFLREMKKHLEMLGMKADMISRSLNEGFSGGEKKRNEILQMLILEPEVIILDEIDSGLDIDALRAVSEGINMMKDGKRSFLVITHYSRILDYIEPDYIHVLKEGRIIKTAGPELVAKLEEEGYESIIEEAQ; encoded by the coding sequence ATGAAAACACTGGAAATAAAGAACATACATGCGAAGATCGGAGAAAAAGAGATTCTCAAGGGACTCAACCTGGAACTTGAACCGGGTAAAGTACATGCCATTATGGGGCCAAACGGTGCAGGAAAATCGACTCTCAGCAAAACGATTGTAGGACACTATGATGTGGAAGTAACAGAGGGGGATATTCTCTATAAAGGCAAAAGTATTCTTGAGATGGAGCCTGAGGAAAGAGCACTTGAGGGGATATTCCTCAGTTTTCAACATCCTGTGGAGATTCCGGGAGTGAACAACGCCTATTTTCTCAGGACTGCACTGAATGCCAAGCGTAAACACGAAGGCAAAGAGGAGCTCAACGCTGCAGAATTCCTCAGAGAGATGAAAAAACATCTTGAAATGCTCGGAATGAAAGCCGATATGATCAGCCGTTCATTGAATGAAGGCTTCTCCGGTGGAGAGAAGAAACGCAACGAGATCCTGCAGATGCTCATCCTTGAACCGGAAGTGATCATTCTCGATGAGATCGACTCCGGTCTTGATATTGATGCACTCAGAGCAGTAAGTGAGGGGATCAATATGATGAAGGACGGTAAACGCTCATTCCTTGTCATTACCCACTACAGCCGTATTCTTGACTACATTGAACCTGACTATATCCATGTACTCAAAGAGGGGCGTATTATCAAGACTGCCGGCCCTGAGCTGGTAGCAAAACTTGAAGAGGAAGGGTACGAAAGCATCATCGAGGAAGCACAATGA